A window of Eretmochelys imbricata isolate rEreImb1 chromosome 25, rEreImb1.hap1, whole genome shotgun sequence contains these coding sequences:
- the LOC144280285 gene encoding uncharacterized protein LOC144280285: protein MQSSSAQVTMMESQNRKRAPAWTEREVRDLIAVWGEESVLSELRSSFRNAKTFVKISQGMKDRGHNRDPKQCRVKLKELRQAYQKTREANSRSGSEPQTCCFYDELHAILGGSATTTPAVLFDSFNGDGGNTEADFGDEEEEEEEEVVDSSQQASGETGFPDSQELFLTLDLEPVPPEPTQGCLLDPAGGEGTSAACVSMITGSSPSQRLVKLRKKKKRTRDEMFSELMLSSHTDRAQTNAWRQIMSECRKAQNDREERWRAEESRWRAQDRAEAQMWRQRDERRQDSMLRLLQDQTSMLQCMVELQQRQLEHRLPLQPLCNQPPSSPSSIASTPRRPRTRWGHLRPTSHSTTEDCPKKRRLSFNKF, encoded by the exons atgcagagctcctcagcacaggtgaccatgatggagtcccaaaaTCGCAAAagggctccagcatggaccgaacgggaggtacgggatctgatcgctgtttggggagaggaatccgtgctatcagaactccgttccagttttcgaaatgccaaaacctttgtcaaaatctcccagggcatgaaggacagaggccataacagggacccgaagcagtgccgcgtgaaactgaaggagctgaggcaagcctaccagaaaaccagagaggcgaacagccgctccgggtcagagccccaaacatgctgcttctatgatgagctgcatgccattttagggggttcagccaccactaccccagccgtgttgtttgactccttcaatggagatggaggcaatacggaagcagattttggggacgaagaagaggaggaggaggaggaggttgtagatagctcacagcaagcaagcggagaaaccggttttcccgacagccaagaactgttcctcaccctggacctggagccagtaccccccgaacccacccaaggctgcctcctggaccctgcaggcggagaagggacctctg ctgcatgtgtttcaatgatcacaggatcttctccttcccagaggctagtgaagcttagaaaaaaaaaaaaacgcactcgcgatgaaatgttctccgagctcatgctgtcctcccacactgacagagcacagacaaatgcgtggaggcaaataatgtcagagtgcaggaaagcacaaaatgaccgggaggagaggtggcgggctgaagagagtaggTGGCGGGCtcaagacagggctgaagctcaaatgtggcggcagcgtgatgagaggaggcaggattcaatgctgaggctgctgcaggaccaaaccagtatgctccagtgtatggttgagctgcagcaaaggcagctggagcacagactgccactgcagcccctctgtaaccaaccgccctcctccccaagttccatagcctccacacccagacgcccaagaacgcggtgggggcacctccggccaaccagccactccaccacagaggattgcccaaaaaaaagaaggctgtcattcaataaattttaa